Proteins from a single region of Syngnathus typhle isolate RoL2023-S1 ecotype Sweden linkage group LG10, RoL_Styp_1.0, whole genome shotgun sequence:
- the LOC133161052 gene encoding protein MTSS 1-like isoform X2 produces the protein MEAVIEKDCSALGGLFQTLIGDMKSGYPIWEDFITKAGKLQSQLRATVVALAAFLDAFQKVADLATNSRGGTRDIGSALTRMCMRHRGIEAKFKQFSMTFLEALINPLQEQMEEWKRGVYTLDKDHAKEYKRARQEIKKKSSDTLKLQKKAKKGRDDILPQLDCAMQGVNDKYILLEEIEKEALRKALIEERQRFCAFVAMLRPVVDEEISMLGEVTHLQAISDDLKLLTSDPHKLPPASEQVIMDLKGSDYNWSYQTPPSSPSTPTSRKSSMCSLNSVNSSDSRGSSGSHSHSPSSSASSSSSHHLFHHHQPRQRYRSSTLSQQAPARLSSISSHDSGFVSSSHDQCTSSKSSSPMPAKNKPCAGSSSSDASEYEQLHSDLGRNPRAGAASLHTFDKSPEGDMQERKKRERNFAFPRKVNTLSNGFDHYSPANSPTNGGSLSSGTSTAFPFIPLSSSSSSCPSRSWSRPASALLPDFPHNCPMGSPMMPSSHVPSWKDWAKPGPYDQPMVNTLRKKKDKGPPVVMESNGVTGRESSAPQSLSTSTPAPADLHAPQKVALEERNRTPLKPGDLEAHDELALALSKGLELDTQRSNRDSIQCSSGYNTQTNTPCCSEDTIPSQVSDFDYFSLAEEQNPEQQQPDFDKSSTIPRNSDIGQSCRRMFQTKRPASTAGLPSTPVQGRYPNGAPPSTPTHTPSGPYPPTPTGCLNQGFYSGYHNVSGSYSTGHGPVIVTPGVATIRRTPSSKPSARRSGSVVGGGPIPIRTPIVPVKIPTVPDISGVANGSRSGEIRGSPDAGVPPGVSWSGQASINPPTVLPANQLAQQHPHSERGETEAGEEVDGNMLVAIRNGVKLKRTLTNDRSAPRIA, from the exons ATGGAGGCTGTTATCGAGAAGGACTGCAGTGCACTTGGAGGACTTTTCCAAACTCTTATCGGAGACATGAAG AGCGGCTACCCGATTTGGGAGGACTTCATCACCAAGGCAGGCAAGCTGCAGTCACAGCTCAG AGCCACAGTGGTTGCTTTGGCTGCCTTCTTGGATGCCTTTCAGAAAGTGGCTGACCTGGCAACGAATTCAAGAG gAGGCACCAGAGACATTGGATCGGCTTTGACCAGGATGTGCATGAGACATCGTGGCATTGAAGCGAAATTCAAACAGTTCTCCAT GACCTTCCTGGAGGCTCTGATCAACCCCCTACAAGAACAGATGGAGGAGTGGAAAAGAGGGGTCTACACTTTGGATAAAGACCATGCCAAAG AGTACAAGAGAGCTCGGCAGGAGATCAAGAAAAAGTCATCAGACACACTGAAGCTTCAGAAGAAAGCAAAGAAAG GTCGTGATGATATCCTACCCCAGTTGGACTGCGCAATGCAGGGTGTCAATGACAAATACATTCTTCTGGAAGAAATTGAGAAAGAGGCCCTGAGGAAAGCACTAATAGAGGAGAGACAACGATTCTGCGCCTTTGTAGCCATGCTGCGGCCTGTAGTG GATGAAGAGATTTCAATGTTGGGAGAGGTTACCCATCTCCAAGCCATCTCTGATGACCTCAAATTATTGACATCTGATCCTCACAAGCTACCCCCTGCCAGTGAACAA GTGATAATGGATCTGAAAGGTTCAGACTACAATTGGTCATACCAAACTCCACCCTCTTCTCCTAGCACCCCTACGTCCAGGAAGTCCAGCATGTGCAG TCTGAACAGTGTTAACAGTAGTGACTCCAGGGGATCAAGTGGCTCTCACTCTCATTCTCCTTCCTCCtctgcttcctcctcttcctcacacCACCTCTTCCACCACCATCAACCTCGCCAACGGTATCGCAGCTCCACGCTGTCGCAGCAGGCTCCGGCTCGGCTCTCCAGCATCTCCTCCCACGACTCTGGCTTTGTCTCTTCATCGCATGATCAGTGCACATCCTCAAAGTCATCGTCACCAATGCCGGCGAAAAACAAG CCTTGTGCCGGTTCCAGCTCTTCTGATGCGTCGGAGTACGAGCAACTTCACAGTGACTTGGGCAGGAACCCCCGTGCTGGTGCTGCGTCTCTGCATACTTTTGACAAG AGCCCTGAAGGTGACatgcaagaaagaaaaaaacgagaAAGAAACTTTGCCTTCCCTCGCAAAGTGAACacg CTGTCCAATGGCTTTGACCACTACAGCCCAGCCAACTCCCCTACCAATGGTGGGAGTTTGAGCTCAGGCACCAGCACAGCTTTCCCCTTCATCCCTctatcctcctcttcctcctcctgcccATCGCGATCATGGTCACGTCCTGCCTCAGCGCTCCTGCCAGACTTCCCTCACAACTGCCCGATGGGCTCTCCCATGATGCCTTCCTCTCATGTTCCCAGCTGGAAG GACTGGGCAAAACCGGGCCCATACGACCAGCCCATGGTCAATACATTGAGAAAGAAGAAAGACAAGGGACCTCCAGTTGTAATGGAAAGTAATGGAGTTACAGGCAGGGAAAGCAGCGCACCGCAAAGCCTTTCGACCTCTACTCCGGCTCCAGCTGACCTGCATGCACCTCAAAAGGTCGCACTGGAAGAAAGAAACAGGACACCACTCAAG CCTGGTGATCTTGAGGCCCATGATGAGCTAGCTCTGGCCTTATCAAAAGGCCTGGAACTGGACACCCAGAGGTCCAATCGGGACTCAATCCAGTGCTCCAGTGGGTACAACACTCAGACAAATACACCCTGCTGCTCTGAGGACACCATTCCTTCTCAAG TGTCAGATTTCGACTATTTTTCGTTGGCCGAGGAACAGAATCCTGAGCAACAGCAGCCCGACTTTGACAAGTCATCCACCATCCCTAGAAACAGTGACATTGGCCAGTCATGCCGACGCATGTTTCAGACCAAGCGGCCCGCGTCCACAGCTGGCCTGCCCAGCACACCTGTGCAGGGGCGGTACCCCAACGGAGCTCCTCCCTCAACACCAACCCACACACCTTCTGGGCCTTATCCACCTACTCCGACAG GTTGTTTGAATCAGGGCTTTTATTCTGGATACCATAATGTCTCTGGGTCCTATTCTACAGGCCATGGTCCAGTTATTGTCACTCCAGGGGTTGCCACAATCCGCCGCACACCTTCTTCCAAACCTTCTGCCCGCCGCTCAGGCTCAGTTGTAGGCGGAGGTCCCATTCCTATTCGTACACCAATCGTCCCGGTTAAAATCCCAACAGTTCCTGACATCTCAGGAGTGGCAAATGGGAGCAGGAGCGGAGAGATCAGAGGGAGTCCAGATGCTGGAGTGCCGCCTGGGGTGTCTTGGAGCGGTCAGGCTTCGATCAATCCTCCCACCGTCCTGCCGGCCAACCAACTGGCCCAGCAGCACCCTCATAGTGAGCGAGGAGAAACCGAAGCAGGAGAGGAGGTGGATGGCAACATGTTGGTGGCTATCCGTAACGGAGTCAAGCTGAAGAGGACCCTCACCAATGACCGCTCGGCACCACGCATCGCATGA
- the LOC133161052 gene encoding protein MTSS 1-like isoform X1 gives MEAVIEKDCSALGGLFQTLIGDMKSGYPIWEDFITKAGKLQSQLRATVVALAAFLDAFQKVADLATNSRGGTRDIGSALTRMCMRHRGIEAKFKQFSMTFLEALINPLQEQMEEWKRGVYTLDKDHAKEYKRARQEIKKKSSDTLKLQKKAKKGRDDILPQLDCAMQGVNDKYILLEEIEKEALRKALIEERQRFCAFVAMLRPVVDEEISMLGEVTHLQAISDDLKLLTSDPHKLPPASEQVIMDLKGSDYNWSYQTPPSSPSTPTSRKSSMCSSLNSVNSSDSRGSSGSHSHSPSSSASSSSSHHLFHHHQPRQRYRSSTLSQQAPARLSSISSHDSGFVSSSHDQCTSSKSSSPMPAKNKPCAGSSSSDASEYEQLHSDLGRNPRAGAASLHTFDKSPEGDMQERKKRERNFAFPRKVNTLSNGFDHYSPANSPTNGGSLSSGTSTAFPFIPLSSSSSSCPSRSWSRPASALLPDFPHNCPMGSPMMPSSHVPSWKDWAKPGPYDQPMVNTLRKKKDKGPPVVMESNGVTGRESSAPQSLSTSTPAPADLHAPQKVALEERNRTPLKPGDLEAHDELALALSKGLELDTQRSNRDSIQCSSGYNTQTNTPCCSEDTIPSQVSDFDYFSLAEEQNPEQQQPDFDKSSTIPRNSDIGQSCRRMFQTKRPASTAGLPSTPVQGRYPNGAPPSTPTHTPSGPYPPTPTGCLNQGFYSGYHNVSGSYSTGHGPVIVTPGVATIRRTPSSKPSARRSGSVVGGGPIPIRTPIVPVKIPTVPDISGVANGSRSGEIRGSPDAGVPPGVSWSGQASINPPTVLPANQLAQQHPHSERGETEAGEEVDGNMLVAIRNGVKLKRTLTNDRSAPRIA, from the exons ATGGAGGCTGTTATCGAGAAGGACTGCAGTGCACTTGGAGGACTTTTCCAAACTCTTATCGGAGACATGAAG AGCGGCTACCCGATTTGGGAGGACTTCATCACCAAGGCAGGCAAGCTGCAGTCACAGCTCAG AGCCACAGTGGTTGCTTTGGCTGCCTTCTTGGATGCCTTTCAGAAAGTGGCTGACCTGGCAACGAATTCAAGAG gAGGCACCAGAGACATTGGATCGGCTTTGACCAGGATGTGCATGAGACATCGTGGCATTGAAGCGAAATTCAAACAGTTCTCCAT GACCTTCCTGGAGGCTCTGATCAACCCCCTACAAGAACAGATGGAGGAGTGGAAAAGAGGGGTCTACACTTTGGATAAAGACCATGCCAAAG AGTACAAGAGAGCTCGGCAGGAGATCAAGAAAAAGTCATCAGACACACTGAAGCTTCAGAAGAAAGCAAAGAAAG GTCGTGATGATATCCTACCCCAGTTGGACTGCGCAATGCAGGGTGTCAATGACAAATACATTCTTCTGGAAGAAATTGAGAAAGAGGCCCTGAGGAAAGCACTAATAGAGGAGAGACAACGATTCTGCGCCTTTGTAGCCATGCTGCGGCCTGTAGTG GATGAAGAGATTTCAATGTTGGGAGAGGTTACCCATCTCCAAGCCATCTCTGATGACCTCAAATTATTGACATCTGATCCTCACAAGCTACCCCCTGCCAGTGAACAA GTGATAATGGATCTGAAAGGTTCAGACTACAATTGGTCATACCAAACTCCACCCTCTTCTCCTAGCACCCCTACGTCCAGGAAGTCCAGCATGTGCAG TAGTCTGAACAGTGTTAACAGTAGTGACTCCAGGGGATCAAGTGGCTCTCACTCTCATTCTCCTTCCTCCtctgcttcctcctcttcctcacacCACCTCTTCCACCACCATCAACCTCGCCAACGGTATCGCAGCTCCACGCTGTCGCAGCAGGCTCCGGCTCGGCTCTCCAGCATCTCCTCCCACGACTCTGGCTTTGTCTCTTCATCGCATGATCAGTGCACATCCTCAAAGTCATCGTCACCAATGCCGGCGAAAAACAAG CCTTGTGCCGGTTCCAGCTCTTCTGATGCGTCGGAGTACGAGCAACTTCACAGTGACTTGGGCAGGAACCCCCGTGCTGGTGCTGCGTCTCTGCATACTTTTGACAAG AGCCCTGAAGGTGACatgcaagaaagaaaaaaacgagaAAGAAACTTTGCCTTCCCTCGCAAAGTGAACacg CTGTCCAATGGCTTTGACCACTACAGCCCAGCCAACTCCCCTACCAATGGTGGGAGTTTGAGCTCAGGCACCAGCACAGCTTTCCCCTTCATCCCTctatcctcctcttcctcctcctgcccATCGCGATCATGGTCACGTCCTGCCTCAGCGCTCCTGCCAGACTTCCCTCACAACTGCCCGATGGGCTCTCCCATGATGCCTTCCTCTCATGTTCCCAGCTGGAAG GACTGGGCAAAACCGGGCCCATACGACCAGCCCATGGTCAATACATTGAGAAAGAAGAAAGACAAGGGACCTCCAGTTGTAATGGAAAGTAATGGAGTTACAGGCAGGGAAAGCAGCGCACCGCAAAGCCTTTCGACCTCTACTCCGGCTCCAGCTGACCTGCATGCACCTCAAAAGGTCGCACTGGAAGAAAGAAACAGGACACCACTCAAG CCTGGTGATCTTGAGGCCCATGATGAGCTAGCTCTGGCCTTATCAAAAGGCCTGGAACTGGACACCCAGAGGTCCAATCGGGACTCAATCCAGTGCTCCAGTGGGTACAACACTCAGACAAATACACCCTGCTGCTCTGAGGACACCATTCCTTCTCAAG TGTCAGATTTCGACTATTTTTCGTTGGCCGAGGAACAGAATCCTGAGCAACAGCAGCCCGACTTTGACAAGTCATCCACCATCCCTAGAAACAGTGACATTGGCCAGTCATGCCGACGCATGTTTCAGACCAAGCGGCCCGCGTCCACAGCTGGCCTGCCCAGCACACCTGTGCAGGGGCGGTACCCCAACGGAGCTCCTCCCTCAACACCAACCCACACACCTTCTGGGCCTTATCCACCTACTCCGACAG GTTGTTTGAATCAGGGCTTTTATTCTGGATACCATAATGTCTCTGGGTCCTATTCTACAGGCCATGGTCCAGTTATTGTCACTCCAGGGGTTGCCACAATCCGCCGCACACCTTCTTCCAAACCTTCTGCCCGCCGCTCAGGCTCAGTTGTAGGCGGAGGTCCCATTCCTATTCGTACACCAATCGTCCCGGTTAAAATCCCAACAGTTCCTGACATCTCAGGAGTGGCAAATGGGAGCAGGAGCGGAGAGATCAGAGGGAGTCCAGATGCTGGAGTGCCGCCTGGGGTGTCTTGGAGCGGTCAGGCTTCGATCAATCCTCCCACCGTCCTGCCGGCCAACCAACTGGCCCAGCAGCACCCTCATAGTGAGCGAGGAGAAACCGAAGCAGGAGAGGAGGTGGATGGCAACATGTTGGTGGCTATCCGTAACGGAGTCAAGCTGAAGAGGACCCTCACCAATGACCGCTCGGCACCACGCATCGCATGA
- the LOC133161052 gene encoding protein MTSS 1-like isoform X7 → MEAVIEKDCSALGGLFQTLIGDMKSGYPIWEDFITKAGKLQSQLRATVVALAAFLDAFQKVADLATNSRGGTRDIGSALTRMCMRHRGIEAKFKQFSMTFLEALINPLQEQMEEWKRGVYTLDKDHAKEYKRARQEIKKKSSDTLKLQKKAKKGRDDILPQLDCAMQGVNDKYILLEEIEKEALRKALIEERQRFCAFVAMLRPVVDEEISMLGEVTHLQAISDDLKLLTSDPHKLPPASEQVIMDLKGSDYNWSYQTPPSSPSTPTSRKSSMCSSTLSQQAPARLSSISSHDSGFVSSSHDQCTSSKSSSPMPAKNKPCAGSSSSDASEYEQLHSDLGRNPRAGAASLHTFDKSPEGDMQERKKRERNFAFPRKVNTLSNGFDHYSPANSPTNGGSLSSGTSTAFPFIPLSSSSSSCPSRSWSRPASALLPDFPHNCPMGSPMMPSSHVPSWKDWAKPGPYDQPMVNTLRKKKDKGPPVVMESNGVTGRESSAPQSLSTSTPAPADLHAPQKVALEERNRTPLKPGDLEAHDELALALSKGLELDTQRSNRDSIQCSSGYNTQTNTPCCSEDTIPSQVSDFDYFSLAEEQNPEQQQPDFDKSSTIPRNSDIGQSCRRMFQTKRPASTAGLPSTPVQGRYPNGAPPSTPTHTPSGPYPPTPTGCLNQGFYSGYHNVSGSYSTGHGPVIVTPGVATIRRTPSSKPSARRSGSVVGGGPIPIRTPIVPVKIPTVPDISGVANGSRSGEIRGSPDAGVPPGVSWSGQASINPPTVLPANQLAQQHPHSERGETEAGEEVDGNMLVAIRNGVKLKRTLTNDRSAPRIA, encoded by the exons ATGGAGGCTGTTATCGAGAAGGACTGCAGTGCACTTGGAGGACTTTTCCAAACTCTTATCGGAGACATGAAG AGCGGCTACCCGATTTGGGAGGACTTCATCACCAAGGCAGGCAAGCTGCAGTCACAGCTCAG AGCCACAGTGGTTGCTTTGGCTGCCTTCTTGGATGCCTTTCAGAAAGTGGCTGACCTGGCAACGAATTCAAGAG gAGGCACCAGAGACATTGGATCGGCTTTGACCAGGATGTGCATGAGACATCGTGGCATTGAAGCGAAATTCAAACAGTTCTCCAT GACCTTCCTGGAGGCTCTGATCAACCCCCTACAAGAACAGATGGAGGAGTGGAAAAGAGGGGTCTACACTTTGGATAAAGACCATGCCAAAG AGTACAAGAGAGCTCGGCAGGAGATCAAGAAAAAGTCATCAGACACACTGAAGCTTCAGAAGAAAGCAAAGAAAG GTCGTGATGATATCCTACCCCAGTTGGACTGCGCAATGCAGGGTGTCAATGACAAATACATTCTTCTGGAAGAAATTGAGAAAGAGGCCCTGAGGAAAGCACTAATAGAGGAGAGACAACGATTCTGCGCCTTTGTAGCCATGCTGCGGCCTGTAGTG GATGAAGAGATTTCAATGTTGGGAGAGGTTACCCATCTCCAAGCCATCTCTGATGACCTCAAATTATTGACATCTGATCCTCACAAGCTACCCCCTGCCAGTGAACAA GTGATAATGGATCTGAAAGGTTCAGACTACAATTGGTCATACCAAACTCCACCCTCTTCTCCTAGCACCCCTACGTCCAGGAAGTCCAGCATGTGCAG CTCCACGCTGTCGCAGCAGGCTCCGGCTCGGCTCTCCAGCATCTCCTCCCACGACTCTGGCTTTGTCTCTTCATCGCATGATCAGTGCACATCCTCAAAGTCATCGTCACCAATGCCGGCGAAAAACAAG CCTTGTGCCGGTTCCAGCTCTTCTGATGCGTCGGAGTACGAGCAACTTCACAGTGACTTGGGCAGGAACCCCCGTGCTGGTGCTGCGTCTCTGCATACTTTTGACAAG AGCCCTGAAGGTGACatgcaagaaagaaaaaaacgagaAAGAAACTTTGCCTTCCCTCGCAAAGTGAACacg CTGTCCAATGGCTTTGACCACTACAGCCCAGCCAACTCCCCTACCAATGGTGGGAGTTTGAGCTCAGGCACCAGCACAGCTTTCCCCTTCATCCCTctatcctcctcttcctcctcctgcccATCGCGATCATGGTCACGTCCTGCCTCAGCGCTCCTGCCAGACTTCCCTCACAACTGCCCGATGGGCTCTCCCATGATGCCTTCCTCTCATGTTCCCAGCTGGAAG GACTGGGCAAAACCGGGCCCATACGACCAGCCCATGGTCAATACATTGAGAAAGAAGAAAGACAAGGGACCTCCAGTTGTAATGGAAAGTAATGGAGTTACAGGCAGGGAAAGCAGCGCACCGCAAAGCCTTTCGACCTCTACTCCGGCTCCAGCTGACCTGCATGCACCTCAAAAGGTCGCACTGGAAGAAAGAAACAGGACACCACTCAAG CCTGGTGATCTTGAGGCCCATGATGAGCTAGCTCTGGCCTTATCAAAAGGCCTGGAACTGGACACCCAGAGGTCCAATCGGGACTCAATCCAGTGCTCCAGTGGGTACAACACTCAGACAAATACACCCTGCTGCTCTGAGGACACCATTCCTTCTCAAG TGTCAGATTTCGACTATTTTTCGTTGGCCGAGGAACAGAATCCTGAGCAACAGCAGCCCGACTTTGACAAGTCATCCACCATCCCTAGAAACAGTGACATTGGCCAGTCATGCCGACGCATGTTTCAGACCAAGCGGCCCGCGTCCACAGCTGGCCTGCCCAGCACACCTGTGCAGGGGCGGTACCCCAACGGAGCTCCTCCCTCAACACCAACCCACACACCTTCTGGGCCTTATCCACCTACTCCGACAG GTTGTTTGAATCAGGGCTTTTATTCTGGATACCATAATGTCTCTGGGTCCTATTCTACAGGCCATGGTCCAGTTATTGTCACTCCAGGGGTTGCCACAATCCGCCGCACACCTTCTTCCAAACCTTCTGCCCGCCGCTCAGGCTCAGTTGTAGGCGGAGGTCCCATTCCTATTCGTACACCAATCGTCCCGGTTAAAATCCCAACAGTTCCTGACATCTCAGGAGTGGCAAATGGGAGCAGGAGCGGAGAGATCAGAGGGAGTCCAGATGCTGGAGTGCCGCCTGGGGTGTCTTGGAGCGGTCAGGCTTCGATCAATCCTCCCACCGTCCTGCCGGCCAACCAACTGGCCCAGCAGCACCCTCATAGTGAGCGAGGAGAAACCGAAGCAGGAGAGGAGGTGGATGGCAACATGTTGGTGGCTATCCGTAACGGAGTCAAGCTGAAGAGGACCCTCACCAATGACCGCTCGGCACCACGCATCGCATGA
- the LOC133161052 gene encoding protein MTSS 1-like isoform X9: MEAVIEKDCSALGGLFQTLIGDMKSGYPIWEDFITKAGKLQSQLRATVVALAAFLDAFQKVADLATNSRGGTRDIGSALTRMCMRHRGIEAKFKQFSMTFLEALINPLQEQMEEWKRGVYTLDKDHAKEYKRARQEIKKKSSDTLKLQKKAKKGRDDILPQLDCAMQGVNDKYILLEEIEKEALRKALIEERQRFCAFVAMLRPVVDEEISMLGEVTHLQAISDDLKLLTSDPHKLPPASEQVIMDLKGSDYNWSYQTPPSSPSTPTSRKSSMCSSLNSVNSSDSRGSSGSHSHSPSSSASSSSSHHLFHHHQPRQRYRSSTLSQQAPARLSSISSHDSGFVSSSHDQCTSSKSSSPMPAKNKLSNGFDHYSPANSPTNGGSLSSGTSTAFPFIPLSSSSSSCPSRSWSRPASALLPDFPHNCPMGSPMMPSSHVPSWKDWAKPGPYDQPMVNTLRKKKDKGPPVVMESNGVTGRESSAPQSLSTSTPAPADLHAPQKVALEERNRTPLKPGDLEAHDELALALSKGLELDTQRSNRDSIQCSSGYNTQTNTPCCSEDTIPSQVSDFDYFSLAEEQNPEQQQPDFDKSSTIPRNSDIGQSCRRMFQTKRPASTAGLPSTPVQGRYPNGAPPSTPTHTPSGPYPPTPTGCLNQGFYSGYHNVSGSYSTGHGPVIVTPGVATIRRTPSSKPSARRSGSVVGGGPIPIRTPIVPVKIPTVPDISGVANGSRSGEIRGSPDAGVPPGVSWSGQASINPPTVLPANQLAQQHPHSERGETEAGEEVDGNMLVAIRNGVKLKRTLTNDRSAPRIA; encoded by the exons ATGGAGGCTGTTATCGAGAAGGACTGCAGTGCACTTGGAGGACTTTTCCAAACTCTTATCGGAGACATGAAG AGCGGCTACCCGATTTGGGAGGACTTCATCACCAAGGCAGGCAAGCTGCAGTCACAGCTCAG AGCCACAGTGGTTGCTTTGGCTGCCTTCTTGGATGCCTTTCAGAAAGTGGCTGACCTGGCAACGAATTCAAGAG gAGGCACCAGAGACATTGGATCGGCTTTGACCAGGATGTGCATGAGACATCGTGGCATTGAAGCGAAATTCAAACAGTTCTCCAT GACCTTCCTGGAGGCTCTGATCAACCCCCTACAAGAACAGATGGAGGAGTGGAAAAGAGGGGTCTACACTTTGGATAAAGACCATGCCAAAG AGTACAAGAGAGCTCGGCAGGAGATCAAGAAAAAGTCATCAGACACACTGAAGCTTCAGAAGAAAGCAAAGAAAG GTCGTGATGATATCCTACCCCAGTTGGACTGCGCAATGCAGGGTGTCAATGACAAATACATTCTTCTGGAAGAAATTGAGAAAGAGGCCCTGAGGAAAGCACTAATAGAGGAGAGACAACGATTCTGCGCCTTTGTAGCCATGCTGCGGCCTGTAGTG GATGAAGAGATTTCAATGTTGGGAGAGGTTACCCATCTCCAAGCCATCTCTGATGACCTCAAATTATTGACATCTGATCCTCACAAGCTACCCCCTGCCAGTGAACAA GTGATAATGGATCTGAAAGGTTCAGACTACAATTGGTCATACCAAACTCCACCCTCTTCTCCTAGCACCCCTACGTCCAGGAAGTCCAGCATGTGCAG TAGTCTGAACAGTGTTAACAGTAGTGACTCCAGGGGATCAAGTGGCTCTCACTCTCATTCTCCTTCCTCCtctgcttcctcctcttcctcacacCACCTCTTCCACCACCATCAACCTCGCCAACGGTATCGCAGCTCCACGCTGTCGCAGCAGGCTCCGGCTCGGCTCTCCAGCATCTCCTCCCACGACTCTGGCTTTGTCTCTTCATCGCATGATCAGTGCACATCCTCAAAGTCATCGTCACCAATGCCGGCGAAAAACAAG CTGTCCAATGGCTTTGACCACTACAGCCCAGCCAACTCCCCTACCAATGGTGGGAGTTTGAGCTCAGGCACCAGCACAGCTTTCCCCTTCATCCCTctatcctcctcttcctcctcctgcccATCGCGATCATGGTCACGTCCTGCCTCAGCGCTCCTGCCAGACTTCCCTCACAACTGCCCGATGGGCTCTCCCATGATGCCTTCCTCTCATGTTCCCAGCTGGAAG GACTGGGCAAAACCGGGCCCATACGACCAGCCCATGGTCAATACATTGAGAAAGAAGAAAGACAAGGGACCTCCAGTTGTAATGGAAAGTAATGGAGTTACAGGCAGGGAAAGCAGCGCACCGCAAAGCCTTTCGACCTCTACTCCGGCTCCAGCTGACCTGCATGCACCTCAAAAGGTCGCACTGGAAGAAAGAAACAGGACACCACTCAAG CCTGGTGATCTTGAGGCCCATGATGAGCTAGCTCTGGCCTTATCAAAAGGCCTGGAACTGGACACCCAGAGGTCCAATCGGGACTCAATCCAGTGCTCCAGTGGGTACAACACTCAGACAAATACACCCTGCTGCTCTGAGGACACCATTCCTTCTCAAG TGTCAGATTTCGACTATTTTTCGTTGGCCGAGGAACAGAATCCTGAGCAACAGCAGCCCGACTTTGACAAGTCATCCACCATCCCTAGAAACAGTGACATTGGCCAGTCATGCCGACGCATGTTTCAGACCAAGCGGCCCGCGTCCACAGCTGGCCTGCCCAGCACACCTGTGCAGGGGCGGTACCCCAACGGAGCTCCTCCCTCAACACCAACCCACACACCTTCTGGGCCTTATCCACCTACTCCGACAG GTTGTTTGAATCAGGGCTTTTATTCTGGATACCATAATGTCTCTGGGTCCTATTCTACAGGCCATGGTCCAGTTATTGTCACTCCAGGGGTTGCCACAATCCGCCGCACACCTTCTTCCAAACCTTCTGCCCGCCGCTCAGGCTCAGTTGTAGGCGGAGGTCCCATTCCTATTCGTACACCAATCGTCCCGGTTAAAATCCCAACAGTTCCTGACATCTCAGGAGTGGCAAATGGGAGCAGGAGCGGAGAGATCAGAGGGAGTCCAGATGCTGGAGTGCCGCCTGGGGTGTCTTGGAGCGGTCAGGCTTCGATCAATCCTCCCACCGTCCTGCCGGCCAACCAACTGGCCCAGCAGCACCCTCATAGTGAGCGAGGAGAAACCGAAGCAGGAGAGGAGGTGGATGGCAACATGTTGGTGGCTATCCGTAACGGAGTCAAGCTGAAGAGGACCCTCACCAATGACCGCTCGGCACCACGCATCGCATGA